The proteins below are encoded in one region of Apium graveolens cultivar Ventura chromosome 4, ASM990537v1, whole genome shotgun sequence:
- the LOC141720373 gene encoding PHD finger protein EHD3-like encodes MAGKESIETGSAMVLDNAGMNNVCVTNTENKATGGFEKISAASEDCVRKYSRKKTRRISRSFSMGSVLQDSGVSTNITTYFTDKNLKEPPNVCLANASRVSLPRMDSHDSKNLSIDSPVKDCRKIFLEQMYQSLKTEGGLHDCIQDALLFHSEVDSTSTKKESLQFGEGISSSRDTVGVILNGSRNVSSPSTNTEFCKRALFGVLTSDKFAELYDLLLGNFQGLKMSSLFDIKTIESRVKEGAYESSPLLFHHDIQQVWSKLQIVGTEMAELAKSLSEKSSASWSDEGFMLESSVHPGVEQAEGTFQLRASSCRQCKEKAEGQNCLVCDYCEDSYHMFCIKPALKEIPLKSWYCTSCTEKGIGSPHENCVLCESMNAPKSLSTGVGDEELELEKSSNGTEEDVIENGAEILNCKICGNNVKNDNYKVCGHSLCISKYYHERCLTVKQRNSFGSCWYCPTCLCQNCLLDQDNDKIVICDGCDEALHIYCMQAPRDTIPRGKWFCAKCDDGLQRLQKVKRAYLNVEYKSREISARQEET; translated from the exons ATGGCTGGGAAAGAAAGTATTGAAACAGGGTCGGCTATGGTTTTGGATAATGCCGGGATGAATAATGTGTGTGTGACTAATACGGAAAATAAGGCCACAGGCGGTTTTGAGAAAATCTCTGCTGCTTCTGAGGACTGTGTTCGAAAGTATTCGAGAAAGAAAACTCGGCGGATAAGCAGAAGCTTTTCCATGGGGAGTGTTTTGCAGGATTCTGGGGTTTCCACAAATATAACCACTTACTTTACTGATAAG AACTTGAAAGAACCACCAAATGTTTGTTTAGCTAATGCTTCCAGAGTTAGTCTTCCCAGGATGGATTCCCATGATTCTAAAAATCTCTCTATTGATTCCCCGGTCAAAGACTGTAGAAAGATTTTTCTGGAACAAATGTATCAGTCACTTAAGACTGAAGGTGGTTTGCATGACTGCATTCAAGATGCTCTTTTATTTCACTCGGAAGTTGATTCCACAAGTACAAAAAAA GAATCTCTTCAATTTGGTGAAGGAATAAGTTCATCTAGAGATACTGTGGGTGTCATTCTGAATGGATCAAGAAATGTTTCATCTCCCTCTACAAACACTGAATTCTGTAAACGTGCTCTTTTCGGTGTCTTAACATCAGACAAGTTTGCAGAATTATATGACCTACTTCTCGGAAACTTTCAAGGACTAAAAATGAGTAGTCTCTTTGATATAAAAACAATAGAGTCCAGGGTCAAAGAGGGAGCTTATGAAAGTTCACCCTTGCTATTCCATCATGATATTCAACAG GTGTGGTCAAAGCTTCAAATTGTTGGCACTGAGATGGCCGAGCTAGCTAAAAGCCTTTCAGAAAAGTCAAGTGCTTCTTGGAGTGATGAG GGTTTTATGCTAGAATCTAGTGTGCATCCTGGAGTTGAGCAAGCAGAAGGCACTTTTCAGCTGAGAGCTTCAAGTTGCAGGCAGTGTAAAGAGAAAGCAGAGGGTCAAAATTGCCTGGTCTGTGATTACTGTGAGGATAGTTACCATATGTTTTGCATTAAACCTGCTCTAAAAGAGATTCCACTAAAGAGTTGGTACTGTACCAGCTGTACAGAAAAAGGCATTGGTTCTCCCCATGAAAATTGTGTACTGTGTGAGAGTATGAATGCACCCAAATCTTTGAGTACTGGAGTCGGTGATGAAGAACTGGAGCTTGAGAAGAGCTCAAATGGTACTGAGGAAGATGTGATAGAAAATGGAGCTGAGATTCTCAACTGCAAAATCTGTGGGAACAATGTAAAGAATGATAATTATAAAGTATGTGGTCATTCTTTGTGCATCAGCAAATACTACCATGAGAGGTGCCTCACAGTTAAACAGCGTAACTCATTCGGTTCTTGCTGGTATTGCCCTACTTGTTTGTGCCAAAACTGCCTACTTGATCAAGATAATGACAAGATCGTAATATGTGACGGCTGTGATGAAGCTTTACATATATATTGCATGCAAGCACCTCGTGATACGATCCCCAGAGGAAAATGGTTCTGCGCAAAATGTGATGATGGACTCCAGCGTTTGCAGAAGGTGAAAAGGGCATACTTGAATGTGGAATATAAATCGAGAGAGATATCTGCCAGGCAAGAAGAAACATAA